One region of Sulfurimonas sp. genomic DNA includes:
- a CDS encoding SIS domain-containing protein, giving the protein MKNYVKEQIKLSYQTKQKIYENDELLDKIVEVSQKCVDLYKTDKKTILAGNGGSAADAQHIAAELVGRYGFDRPSIPSLALTTDTSNLTAIGNDYGYDKVFSRQLEGMGQSGDIFIGISTSGNSVNILNAFDVAKKKNILTVALVGKDGGEMAKKADIALVVPSDSTPRIQESHILIGHIICDIIEKEIFGDGVN; this is encoded by the coding sequence ATGAAAAATTATGTTAAAGAACAAATAAAGTTATCATATCAAACAAAACAAAAAATTTATGAAAATGATGAATTATTAGATAAAATTGTAGAAGTCTCACAAAAGTGTGTGGATCTTTATAAAACTGATAAAAAAACAATACTAGCAGGAAATGGTGGAAGTGCTGCAGATGCACAACACATTGCTGCTGAACTAGTTGGAAGATATGGTTTTGATAGACCATCTATTCCATCTCTAGCATTAACCACAGATACATCAAACCTTACTGCTATTGGAAATGACTACGGTTATGATAAAGTATTCTCTAGACAATTAGAAGGAATGGGACAGAGTGGAGATATATTTATAGGTATATCAACTTCAGGAAATTCTGTAAATATATTAAATGCTTTCGATGTTGCAAAAAAGAAAAATATTTTAACTGTGGCACTTGTTGGAAAAGATGGTGGTGAGATGGCTAAGAAAGCTGATATTGCTTTAGTAGTTCCATCAGATTCAACACCACGTATACAAGAATCACACATATTAATCGGTCATATAATT